One Actinomyces respiraculi DNA window includes the following coding sequences:
- a CDS encoding dipeptide ABC transporter ATP-binding protein → MDSAPLLEIRDLEVAFRSSTGLVPAVRKANLTLYPGQSVAIVGESGSGKSTLAAAVLGLLPGTGRVTGGTITFNGKDITHANAREYQALRGSEIGLVPQDPMSNLNPVWSIGFQVKEALKANGLAGVADDRLAALAAAEKGEEVPVGGHIDVKEQVSLLLEEAGLPDAARRARQYPHEFSGGMRQRALIAIGLAARPQLLIADEPTSALDVTVQRRILDHLGEQIHTLGTAMLFITHDLGLAAERAEHIVVMHRGRVVESGPSIEVLQDPRHPYTQRLVKAAPSLASRRIQTAHAAGIQVSEDELGVHEIAADVDEVLRVEHLTKVFDIRGAKGEAKTLKAVDDVTFGVRRGTTTALVGESGSGKSTVANIILNLLDPTSGKVFHNGIDLSTLGDKELFALRRIMQPVFQNPYGSLDPMYSIFRVIEEPLRVHRVGTRQERENRVAELLDLVSLPRSVMRRYPNELSGGQRQRVAIARALALKPEIVVLDEAVSALDVLVQAQVLRLLTDLQSELALTYLFITHDLAVVRQIADDVVVMEHGKVVEAGPSDELFDHPQQDYTRELINAVPGASIPLYSEDTVG, encoded by the coding sequence ATGGACAGCGCCCCCCTGCTTGAGATCCGTGACCTCGAGGTCGCCTTCCGCTCCTCCACCGGGCTCGTGCCCGCCGTGCGCAAGGCCAACCTCACGCTCTACCCGGGCCAGTCCGTCGCCATCGTGGGTGAGTCCGGCTCCGGCAAGTCCACGCTGGCCGCCGCGGTCCTCGGCCTGCTGCCGGGCACTGGCCGCGTCACCGGCGGCACCATCACGTTCAACGGCAAGGACATCACTCACGCCAACGCCCGTGAGTACCAGGCCCTGCGCGGCAGCGAGATCGGCCTGGTCCCCCAGGACCCGATGAGCAACCTCAACCCCGTGTGGTCCATCGGCTTCCAGGTCAAGGAGGCCCTCAAGGCCAACGGCCTGGCCGGGGTCGCCGACGACCGGCTCGCCGCGTTGGCCGCCGCGGAGAAGGGCGAGGAGGTCCCCGTCGGCGGACACATCGACGTCAAGGAACAGGTCTCCCTCCTCCTGGAGGAGGCCGGGCTGCCCGACGCCGCCCGACGCGCCCGCCAGTACCCGCACGAGTTCTCCGGCGGCATGCGCCAGCGGGCCCTTATCGCCATCGGCCTGGCGGCCCGTCCCCAGCTGCTCATCGCCGACGAACCCACCAGTGCCCTGGACGTCACGGTCCAGCGGCGCATCCTCGACCACCTCGGTGAGCAGATCCACACGCTCGGCACCGCGATGCTGTTCATCACCCACGACCTGGGGCTGGCCGCCGAGCGCGCTGAGCACATCGTCGTCATGCACCGCGGCCGCGTGGTCGAGTCCGGTCCCTCCATTGAGGTCCTGCAGGACCCGCGCCACCCCTACACCCAGCGCCTGGTCAAGGCCGCCCCGTCACTGGCCTCGCGCCGTATCCAGACGGCCCACGCCGCCGGCATCCAGGTCAGCGAGGACGAGCTCGGCGTGCATGAGATCGCCGCCGACGTCGACGAGGTCCTGCGCGTCGAGCACCTGACGAAGGTCTTCGACATCCGCGGCGCCAAGGGCGAGGCCAAGACCCTCAAGGCCGTGGACGATGTCACCTTCGGGGTGCGCCGTGGCACGACCACCGCACTCGTGGGTGAGTCCGGCTCCGGTAAGTCCACGGTCGCCAACATCATCCTCAACCTCCTCGACCCCACCTCCGGCAAGGTCTTCCACAACGGGATCGACCTGTCCACGCTGGGGGACAAGGAGTTGTTCGCACTGCGCCGCATCATGCAGCCGGTCTTCCAGAACCCCTACGGCTCCCTCGACCCCATGTACTCGATCTTCAGGGTCATCGAAGAGCCGCTGCGGGTCCACCGCGTCGGCACCCGTCAGGAGCGCGAGAACCGGGTGGCTGAGCTGCTCGACCTCGTGTCCCTGCCGCGCTCGGTCATGCGCCGCTACCCCAACGAGCTCTCGGGCGGGCAGCGCCAGCGTGTCGCCATCGCCCGGGCCCTGGCCCTTAAGCCGGAGATCGTCGTGCTGGATGAGGCGGTCTCGGCCCTCGACGTCCTCGTCCAGGCGCAGGTGCTGCGCCTGCTGACGGACCTGCAGTCCGAGCTGGCTCTGACCTACCTCTTCATCACCCACGATCTCGCCGTGGTCCGCCAGATCGCGGACGACGTCGTCGTCATGGAGCACGGGAAGGTTGTGGAGGCCGGGCCCTCCGACGAGCTCTTCGACCACCCGCAGCAGGACTACACCCGTGAACTCATCAATGCCGTGCCCGGGGCGTCCATCCCCCTGTACAGCGAGGACACCGTCGGCTGA
- a CDS encoding ABC transporter permease produces MVRYAGRRLLQMIPVFLGATLLIYAMVFALPGDPVAALGGERALSPAVQEQIRANYNLDKPFLVQYLLYLKGVFTLDLGTTLRGSRPIVDVLAGAYPVTIKLSLMALAFEAVAGITVGFIAGVRKGRWFDATALVLSLVVIAVPTFVIGFLLQFFIGVRLGWLPVTAGNTPGFKELLMPALVLGAVSFAYVLRLTRTEVAENLSADYVRTARAKGLSGTRVMVVHVLRNSLVPVITFLGADLGALMGGAIVTEGIFNISGVGGTLYRAILQGEGPTVVSFTTVLILVFIISNLVVDLLYAALDPRIRYA; encoded by the coding sequence ATGGTCCGCTACGCCGGACGCAGGCTGCTGCAGATGATCCCCGTCTTCCTCGGGGCCACCCTTCTGATCTACGCGATGGTCTTCGCCCTGCCCGGAGACCCTGTGGCCGCCCTCGGAGGCGAGCGCGCGCTCAGCCCTGCCGTGCAGGAGCAGATCCGCGCCAACTACAACCTCGACAAGCCCTTCCTCGTGCAGTACCTGCTGTACCTCAAAGGCGTGTTCACCCTTGACCTGGGCACCACGCTGCGCGGCTCGCGCCCGATCGTCGACGTCCTGGCCGGCGCCTACCCCGTGACCATCAAGCTCTCCCTCATGGCCCTGGCCTTCGAGGCCGTCGCCGGCATCACGGTCGGCTTCATCGCCGGAGTGCGCAAGGGCCGTTGGTTCGACGCCACCGCCCTCGTGCTCTCCCTCGTCGTCATCGCCGTGCCGACCTTCGTCATCGGCTTCCTCCTGCAGTTCTTCATCGGCGTACGACTGGGGTGGCTGCCGGTCACCGCAGGAAACACCCCGGGCTTCAAGGAGCTGCTCATGCCGGCCCTCGTGCTCGGCGCCGTCTCCTTCGCCTACGTGCTGCGCCTGACGCGCACCGAGGTCGCCGAGAACCTCTCCGCCGACTACGTGCGCACCGCCCGTGCCAAGGGCCTGTCCGGCACGCGTGTCATGGTGGTCCACGTCCTGCGCAACTCGCTCGTGCCCGTCATCACCTTCCTCGGTGCGGACCTGGGCGCCCTCATGGGCGGCGCCATCGTCACCGAGGGCATCTTCAACATCAGCGGCGTCGGCGGCACGCTCTACCGCGCCATCCTCCAGGGTGAGGGCCCCACCGTCGTGTCCTTCACGACCGTCCTCATCCTCGTCTTCATCATCTCCAACCTCGTCGTGGACCTGCTCTACGCCGCTCTCGACCCGAGGATCCGCTATGCCTGA
- a CDS encoding ABC transporter permease — translation MPDNQHTVARPGQERYVAEVDEQGLGAVDAVSDESAPASMWGEAWKQLRRRPIFWVSAVLIVGALLLAAVPGLFTRVDPTFCQLHDSYGPAAAGHPFGFDRQGCDIFSRTIHGARASVTVGVLTTLIVVLIGTVIGSLAGFFGGWLDALLARFTDVFFAVPFVLAAIVVMQMFKGRSSIVTVVLVLAVFGWPQIARITRGAVMSVKNEDFVTASRSLGSSRLAILVRHVLPNAAAPIIVTATVQLGAFIVSEATLSFLGVGLPPSMVSWGADIASAQAALRDHITVLLYPAGALALTVLGFIMMGDAVRDALDPKARK, via the coding sequence ATGCCTGACAACCAGCACACCGTCGCCCGCCCCGGCCAGGAGCGCTACGTCGCCGAGGTCGATGAGCAGGGCCTGGGCGCCGTCGACGCCGTCTCCGACGAGTCCGCACCCGCCTCCATGTGGGGTGAGGCGTGGAAGCAGCTGCGTCGCCGCCCGATCTTCTGGGTCTCCGCCGTCCTCATCGTCGGCGCCCTCCTCCTGGCCGCCGTCCCGGGCCTGTTCACCCGGGTGGACCCGACCTTCTGCCAGCTGCACGACTCCTACGGGCCCGCCGCGGCCGGCCACCCCTTCGGCTTCGACCGTCAGGGGTGCGACATCTTCTCTCGCACCATCCACGGCGCGCGCGCCTCGGTCACCGTCGGCGTGCTCACCACGCTCATCGTCGTGCTCATCGGCACCGTCATCGGCTCCCTCGCCGGCTTCTTCGGCGGCTGGCTGGATGCGCTGCTCGCCCGCTTTACCGACGTCTTCTTCGCGGTGCCCTTCGTGCTGGCCGCCATCGTCGTCATGCAGATGTTCAAGGGCCGCTCCTCCATCGTCACCGTCGTGCTGGTCCTGGCCGTCTTCGGCTGGCCCCAGATCGCCCGTATCACCCGCGGTGCCGTCATGAGCGTGAAGAACGAGGACTTCGTCACCGCCTCGCGCTCGCTCGGCTCCAGCCGACTGGCGATCCTCGTGCGCCACGTGCTGCCCAACGCCGCAGCCCCCATCATCGTCACCGCCACCGTCCAACTCGGCGCCTTCATCGTCTCCGAGGCGACCCTGTCCTTCCTCGGTGTGGGCCTGCCGCCCTCAATGGTCTCCTGGGGGGCGGACATCGCCTCCGCGCAGGCCGCCCTGCGCGACCACATCACCGTCCTCCTCTACCCGGCCGGGGCCCTGGCCCTGACCGTCCTCGGATTCATCATGATGGGTGACGCCGTGCGCGACGCCCTCGACCCGAAGGCCCGCAAGTGA
- a CDS encoding ABC transporter substrate-binding protein translates to MTTAQISRRMFGGLGAVGVTALLLASCGSNDSASTGSSEGAGAASGAGSASGGKLTLAYNSDGPHKAWVEAVCNSVSNTLGISMEPLPFAQFSELRAQVTDRSIVGAFRTGWQADYPAMANFLGAQYQTGAGSNDSDYSSEEFDTLLAESAAAPDEAAATDLLIKAQAVLMKDLPTIPLWYQNGFGGHSTRVSDVVFNWKSVPEYRQIKTTAPDGIILTNSTEPQNPLVPSNTNETGGGRVVDLLFSMLVRFEADGTPVNEVAESIESEDNQTYTIKIKDGWTFADGTPVTSDSFIKAWNYGALLSNAHLSSYFYDVIEGFSYEEDSELTGLTKVDDRTFTVKLTAPASDFRLRLGYSAFAPLPESAFADMDAFGQAPVGNGPYKFDSWTHDGEIVLSKNADYKGGQTVANEGVTFTLYTDYDAAYNDLLADAVDVIDAIPDSALSSFATELGERAINQPGAVIQGFSINVNAEHFKMDEEGRLRRAAISRAINRKEICDTLYYETRTPASDFTSPVIADWTDAVEGNEVLDFDEAEAKSLWEQANAIAEF, encoded by the coding sequence ATGACCACTGCTCAGATCTCGCGTCGTATGTTCGGCGGCCTCGGTGCCGTCGGCGTTACCGCCCTCCTCCTCGCGTCCTGCGGTTCCAACGACTCTGCCAGCACCGGCTCCTCCGAGGGTGCCGGCGCCGCGTCTGGTGCGGGCTCCGCCTCCGGCGGCAAGCTCACCCTCGCCTACAACTCCGACGGCCCGCACAAGGCCTGGGTTGAGGCCGTGTGCAACTCCGTGAGCAACACGCTGGGCATCAGCATGGAGCCGCTGCCCTTCGCCCAGTTCTCCGAGCTGCGCGCCCAGGTCACCGACCGCAGCATCGTCGGCGCCTTCCGCACCGGCTGGCAGGCCGACTACCCGGCCATGGCCAACTTCCTCGGCGCCCAGTACCAGACCGGCGCCGGCTCCAACGACAGCGACTACTCCAGCGAGGAGTTCGACACGCTTCTCGCCGAGTCCGCCGCCGCCCCCGACGAGGCCGCCGCCACCGACCTGCTCATCAAGGCCCAGGCCGTCCTCATGAAGGACCTGCCGACCATCCCGCTGTGGTACCAGAACGGCTTCGGCGGACACTCCACCCGAGTCTCCGACGTCGTCTTCAACTGGAAGTCCGTGCCCGAGTACCGCCAGATCAAGACGACCGCCCCCGACGGCATCATCCTGACCAACAGCACCGAGCCGCAGAACCCCCTCGTGCCGTCCAACACGAACGAGACCGGTGGCGGGCGCGTGGTCGACCTCCTGTTCTCCATGCTCGTGCGCTTCGAGGCCGACGGCACCCCCGTCAACGAGGTCGCCGAGTCCATCGAGTCCGAGGACAACCAGACCTACACGATCAAGATCAAGGACGGCTGGACCTTCGCCGACGGCACCCCCGTCACCTCCGACTCCTTCATCAAGGCGTGGAACTACGGCGCCCTGCTGTCCAACGCCCACCTGTCGAGCTACTTCTACGACGTCATCGAGGGCTTCTCCTACGAGGAGGACTCCGAGCTCACCGGTCTGACCAAGGTCGATGACCGCACCTTCACCGTCAAGCTCACGGCCCCCGCCTCCGACTTCAGGCTCCGCCTGGGCTACTCCGCCTTCGCACCGCTGCCCGAGTCCGCCTTCGCGGACATGGACGCCTTCGGCCAGGCGCCCGTCGGCAACGGCCCCTACAAGTTCGACTCCTGGACTCACGACGGCGAGATCGTCCTGTCCAAGAACGCCGACTACAAGGGCGGCCAGACAGTCGCCAACGAGGGTGTCACCTTCACCCTCTACACCGACTACGACGCCGCCTACAACGACCTGCTCGCCGACGCCGTCGACGTCATCGACGCCATCCCGGACTCCGCGCTGTCCTCCTTCGCCACCGAGCTGGGCGAGCGCGCGATCAACCAGCCCGGCGCCGTCATCCAGGGCTTCTCCATCAACGTCAACGCCGAGCACTTCAAGATGGACGAGGAGGGCCGCCTGCGTCGCGCCGCCATCTCCCGCGCCATCAACCGCAAGGAGATCTGCGACACGCTGTACTACGAGACCCGCACCCCCGCCTCCGACTTCACATCCCCGGTCATCGCCGACTGGACCGATGCCGTCGAGGGCAACGAGGTGCTGGACTTCGACGAGGCCGAGGCCAAGAGCCTGTGGGAGCAGGCCAACGCCATCGCCGAGTTCTGA